One genomic window of Numida meleagris isolate 19003 breed g44 Domestic line chromosome 1, NumMel1.0, whole genome shotgun sequence includes the following:
- the DONSON gene encoding protein downstream neighbor of Son — translation MAAAVPGYSPGFKKPPATLRLKRKRPRSSESAALQHCGAAPRAPSAPARRNPFSSLDNAPRQPGRRQQGQPSPPAGGPASAAPFWQFLESAGEDKPARSAGLSEGTDVLALPEDLHLPIPTPDVPPSPRHEFPADWSIKTRLLFMSSQPFTWAEHLKAQEEAQGFAQHCRAAEMNLPQSVEEPKLSTELRCAFQQSLVYWLHPSLPWLQLFPRIGADRKIAGKACPWAQDEALQQALMSDWSVSFTSLYNLLKAKLCPYFYVCTYQFTVLFRAAGLAGSDVITAVISPTTRGLREAMRNEGIEFSLPLVEESRSRKQKSSEGNLETEVAHGPKVGRSPEDGEEAAPSDDDDDDGFSWLEEMGVQDKVKKPDAISIKLRKEKHEVQVDHRPESVAVVKGTNTFTLLNFLINCKSLVAVAGPQAGLPPTLLSPVAFRGGTMQTLKARSMNAKARVRLAYEDIFSLEIIGPVLPHSLHSLSVLLQCAQRGAFSAVLYTHEPTAVFNTDLGNASTALKKETVSEDLLKCGLHSKTLDQLSQVPTLGKSSLRFLEMKDYAYAWKC, via the exons ATGGCCGCCGCCGTGCCCGGCTACTCGCCGGGCTTCAAGAAGCCGCCGGCCACGCTGCGGCTGAAGCGCAAGCGGCCGCGGAGTAGCGAGTCCGCCGCCCTCCAGCACTGCGGCGCGGCCCCGAGGGCCCCCTCCGCACCCGCACGCCGCAACCCCTTTTCCAGCCTGGACAACGCGCCGCGGCAGCCGGGCCGGCGGCAGCAGGGACAGCCGTCACCGCCGGCGGGGGGGCCCGCCTCGGCCGCGCCCTTCTGGCAG tttttagAGTCTGCTGGAGAAGATAAGCCCGCCCGGAGCGCGGGGCTCTCGGAGGGAACCGATGTTCTGGCGCTGCCCGAG GACCTTCATTTACCCATTCCTACACCCGATGTTCCCCCCTCACCGAGACACGAGTTTCCTGCAGACTGGAGCATCAAAACACGACTTTTGTTTATGTCTTCTCAACCTTTCACCTGGGCAGAGCATTTAAAAGCACAGGAGGAAGCTCAGGGATTTGCTCAGCATTGCAGAGCAGCGGAGATGAACTTGCCACAGAGTGTAGAG GAACCAAAACTGTCCACAGAACTGCGTTGTGCCTTTCAGCAGAGCCTTGTGTACTGGCTTCACCCATCGCTGCCGTGGCTGCAGCTGTTCCCTCGTATTGGAGCAGATAGAAAGATAGCAGGAAAGGCCTGTCCATGGGCACAGGATGAGGCCTtgcagcaagcactgatgagCGACTG GTCTGTCAGCTTTACTTCTCTGTACAATCTGCTCAAAGCCAAGCTGTGCCCCTACTTCTATGTGTGCACTTACCAGTTCACTGTCCTGTTTCGTGCAGCTGGTCTGGCGGGAAGTGATGTTATCACGGCGGTGATTTCTCCCACCACCAGAGGTTTAAGGGAAGCCATGAGAAATGAAG GCATAGAGTTTTCTCTACCTTTGGTAGAAGAAAgtagaagcagaaaacagaaaagctctgaAGGGAATTTGGAAACAGAAGTTGCTCACGGCCCCAAAGTGGGCAGAAGCCCTGAGGATGGCGA GGAAGCTGCTCCaagtgatgatgatgatgatgatggtttCTCTTGGCTTGAGGAGATGGGAGTCCAAGACAAGGTTAAAAAACCAGATGCTATTTCTATTAAGCT TCGTAAAGAGAAGCATGAAGTGCAGGTGGATCACAGGCCTGAATCCGTCGCAGTGGTGAAAGGAACAAACACATTCACTTTATTGAACTTCCTGATAAACTGTAAGAGCCTGGTGGCTGTGGCAGGTCCGCAGGCAGGGCTTCCTCCCACTTTGTTGTCCCCCGTTGCTTTCCGAGGTGGAACGATGCAAACGCTCAAA GCTCGTAGTATGAATGCAAAAGCCAGGGTCCGTCTGGCATACGAAGATATCTTCAGTTTGGAGATCATAGGCCCTGTCCTGCCCCATTCTCTCCACTCGCTGAgcgtgctgctgcagtgtgcaCAGCGGGGAGcgttttctgcagtgctgtatACACACGAGCCAACAGCCGTGTTTAACACCGATCTTGGTAATGCGAGTACCGCCTTAAAGAAG gaaaCCGTAAGCGAAGACCTGCTGAAGTGCGGGCTGCATTCTAAAACTTTGGATCAACTGAGTCAGGTGCCAACGCTGGGAAAATCTTCCCTCCGGTTTCTGGAAATGAAGGATTACGCGTATGCCTGGAAGTGCTAG